The nucleotide window TAAGGTAGAAACGCTCAATAACTTAAAGCCATATTTTGATATGGTTGAGTTTGCTGTTGAGTCGGAAGATCACGTCGTGCATGAGATAGAAAGGCTTTCAGAGCGCAAGCAATGCGCGATGCCAAGCTATTGCCCTGAGTGTTACGCACATACCAAGCGTATGCGCCTTTATGCCCACTTACTTGGCGTTCATCTTGCAGAACGTCATAAGTTGACGGATGAAATGGTTGAACAAATTGGTATTTTCGCGCAGTTTCATGCTGTGAGTGAAATTCAGTTACCCATAGATATTGCTTGTCGTCGCAGTCACTTCAACAAAGAACAAGAGGCGATAATCATTCAGCATATTGAGCAATGTATAGAATCAGCGGATGACATTGTTGCCCGTATCGGTAACCCCGTTCATCCAAGTGTCGTACTCTTCATGCAGATAGTGACTTATCAATATGAAAATCTAAATGGATCAGGATACCCTTATGGACTGGAAGAAAAGGATATTCCAGTCGCCGCTCAGATTGTTGCGGTTGCGAATTCGTTTGATGTATTAACCACGCACCACCCAAACCGTCAGGCTTGGTCTATCCCGTATGCGCTTATCGAATTAGAGAAATGGGTACATGACGGTTTATTGTCTGGTGAATGTGTCAATGTCTTGCGCGATAACCAAGTTTATCTAAAACAAATAATCCATAAATACCCAGAACACTGCTCTGTCGAATAGTGGTAAACAATGAAGGAGATGAAAATTTGACTAGGAGGATTTTATAAACAATACTGTATTTATGTACAGTATTGTGGCTTCGATTAAGTTTGGAGGTGAAGTATGTTGTGGGAAACCCTAGAAAGAGTAAACCGCTTACGCCAACAAGCCCTTGCGAACGCTGAGTTTGTTCAGTCAGCAAAAGAGCATGAACAGGCTTTGCAGGAGCAAGAATATCATTATTAACCAAAGAGTGCGCGTTCAGCCAAAGACAGACAAGGTAAAAAATCGCTGGC belongs to Vibrio sp. STUT-A11 and includes:
- a CDS encoding HD domain-containing phosphohydrolase, which codes for MTHRSFYPFAKPLNEQLQALKNRMQAHLPCIDRVSFAKYHPRQDMLKSFADTEFDNWDLAHYEAPFRKLPNLCIAAQNGTPRVIDDLNELSHSARVRVLLDHGYRSSAAIPCYENKAFTGFVFLNSTKPSSFKVETLNNLKPYFDMVEFAVESEDHVVHEIERLSERKQCAMPSYCPECYAHTKRMRLYAHLLGVHLAERHKLTDEMVEQIGIFAQFHAVSEIQLPIDIACRRSHFNKEQEAIIIQHIEQCIESADDIVARIGNPVHPSVVLFMQIVTYQYENLNGSGYPYGLEEKDIPVAAQIVAVANSFDVLTTHHPNRQAWSIPYALIELEKWVHDGLLSGECVNVLRDNQVYLKQIIHKYPEHCSVE